From Salvia splendens isolate huo1 chromosome 3, SspV2, whole genome shotgun sequence, a single genomic window includes:
- the LOC121797432 gene encoding uncharacterized protein LOC121797432, which yields MDDFPIDKIQISGACLASLLHRASSAFGDSHGYLFGHAAVSTSNPLSDHPTSTAPTSLLITTIISFLSLPSHLPLPPPPPSSSTCLLGWFSARRKTSLRPSLNDSTASLSLSSSPLLAITPQNSSLSLSPSLFLLFTTPFHDQLIHTHEYKAFQFRGGSFDPKSLSIVNIGPSFRSQYDSFSPNLQLPMMNSDLRGPHAMVEDEIDESLAGKRDQLRNQKQLDLCAEGFEIGRVSKLMSSEAAYTAEMEDLYDKMLAKIDTLSKLVEHSNAKVLDQENRNMRLRSRVAGLE from the exons ATGGACGATTTTCCAATCGACAAGATCCAAATTTCCGGCGCCTGTCTAGCCTCCCTTCTCCACCGCGCCTCCTCCGCCTTCGGCGACTCCCACGGGTATCTCTTCGGCCACGCTGCCGTCTCCACCTCAAATCCCCTTTCCGACCACCCCACCTCCACCGCCCCCACCTCACTTCTCATCACCACCATCATCTCCTTCCTCTCTCTCCCCTCCCATCTCCCCCTCCCGCCACCGCCGCCCTCCTCCTCCACCTGCCTTCTCGGCTGGTTCTCCGCCCGTCGCAAAACCTCCCTCCGCCCCTCTCTGAACGACTCCACcgcctccctctctctctcctcctcccCCCTCCTCGCAATTAccccccaaaattcgtccctCTCTCTTTCCCCTTCTCTTTTCCTCCTATTCACCACGCCATTTCACGATCAGCTGATCCACACACACGAATACAAGGCGTTTCAATTCAGAGGCGGCTCCTTCGATCCTAAAAGCTTGTCAATTGTCAACATCGGGCCCTCGTTTAGGTCGCAGTATGATTCGTTCAGCCCTAATCTGCAGCTTCCGATGATGAATAGCGATTTGAGGGGTCCGCATGCGATGGTGGAGGATGAAATTGATGAGAGTTTGGCCGGGAAGCGAGATCAATTGAGGAATCAGAAACAGCTGGATTTGTGCGCGGAAGGGTTTGAAATTGGGCGGGTGAGTAAATTGATGAGCTCTGAGGCAGCATACACGGCGGAGATGGAGGATTTGTATGATAAAATGCTGGCAAAGATTGATACCTTGTCGAAATTGGTGGAGCACTCGAATGCTAAAGTTCTTGATCAG GAGAATCGTAATATGAGATTGAGGAGCAGAGTTGCTGGTTTGGAATGA